The sequence TTTCAATGCCAAAGTGAAACTGTTTCGTGCCATTCAACGTGGTGTGACAGATACCGAATTCTTTCTGTTCCGCCTTTCCAAACTATATGCTTGATTCAACTTTCTCCCCAACAATTGCAATTGACCCGGAAAAAGCCGGTGAACAGGAAAATGCCGTACAACTTGCTTCACAAATCATCCGGATGGAAGAAAAAGTACCGACGACAGCGGCAAGGGAAATCAAGGAAGAAATGTCTGATTTTATTAATAATTCACAGCCAGAGGCAAGCCAATGAGATGATAAAAAAATATGGTAAAAATACAGTGTTATACTTATCAGTTTTTTTGCTGATCTCTTATGTTTTCATTCCTGCGGAGTGGATTATTATATACAGAAATCTTTCGGCAAATAATTATGCATCAGATATTATCATCCCGGTTTCTGATCTGGTGAAAGAAAATATTGAAAATACCTGGGGAGCGCCAAGACAGGGAGACAGAACCCATCAAGGTATTGATCTTTTCGCATCGAGAGGCACAACTGTTGTTAGTGCTATCGATGGTGTAATTTTGATTTCCGGACGCAACACTCTGGGTGGAAATATAGTCAGGATACTGGGAGATGATCGGCGGATTTATTACTATGCCCATCTTCAATCCTATCTTGATTTTGAAAGAGGCCAGCCTGTTTCACAAGGCCAAACTATCGGCTTTGTTGGCAATACCGGTAATGCCGTTTCAACACCTCCGCATCTTCATTTTGAAATCATGGTAATATCCAGGCTATTTCCGCTGCGAACGAAAAATATCAATCCTTATCCCGAACTACTTGAAGCATTTTCCCAACTACCTTGACCTAACTTGGCATTACGGAATAAAAACGCTTTACTGGTTTTGTTATATTTTAACGATTTACCTTTTAGCTTGGGTTTTAAAAAGTGTTGTTTTCTCTGTGTATACCGTGCCGACAGTTTCCATGCACCCAACAATAAAAGCCGGGGATTTTTTAGTTGTCTCCAAAATGTCTTACCGAATCCGCACACCGGAATTTTATCCGCTGACCAATATTCCTTTTCCTTATTATTCGATTAAAGGGCCTTTTTCAGTCAAACGAGATGATGTTGTAGTATTTAAATCCCCTTTAAGCCCGGCTCACCACCCATCTTTTAAAATGACTCTCGTTAAACGCTGTATTGGTTTGCCCGGCGACACCTTATGGTTGTTTCAGAACCGGATTTACACAAAACATAAAATAAACCTGCCAGTCACCGACGAACAGAAGAAGAAAATAATCGTCCCCCAAAAAAACATGACGGTTAAAATCGATTCTTCAAATATCGATAAATGGCTGCCTATGATCAAAAGAGATGGTGCAAGAGTTAACGAAGAGTCATTCAGCAAAGAAATAAAATCATATACCTTCAGACAAAATTTTTATTTTATGAGCGGTGATAATCCTGGTTTAAGCGCTGATAGCCGGACATGGGGTTCGATTCCGGAAGAATATTTAATCGGTCGGGCAAGAATTATAGCCTGGTCGGTAAATCGAAAAAAGATCGGAAGCAGGTTATAATGATGAAAGACGAAATTTTGAGAACTGAGAACTGAGCTGAATCAAGGCTCTTCCAGAAGTCACCTATTTGAAATTGAAAAGACTTTTTTCTACTTCAGACACAGCATGGTGGGGAAGTATCAGAATTATGGACAAAACCCGGTAGTTTCCCAAAACCCTGTGAGTTTCATGATTATATTTTGTAATCTGGTACAGCAAGTAAAGCCCGATTTTCTATCTATACTACAGGAATCAAATTTGACATATGTCCATCCGGGATAATCTTTGCCAACTGTGATATCATAGCGAAAAATTGCTCCTTAAACGCCCTATAACCGCCATTATGCTCGTCCTGGCGACGTTTATCTTCGGATATATCGCCTTGCAGGAGCTTTCAGTGGATTTACTTCCGGATGTGGACGTACCTTCGCTCATGGTCCGCACCGAGTGGCCGGGGGCTTCGGCAAGTGAGGTGGAGACGCGTATCAATGAGCAGCTGGAAGCGGCGCTGGGTACGTTGCCCGGACTCCGGCGGTCCCAAAGCTTCGCCCGGCAGGGAATCGGCTTTGTCTCCCTTGAGTTTGAGTGGGGACACAATATGGATCTGGCGTTTCTCAATGCCCGCGAACGGCTCGATCAGGTCCGGTTCAGCCTCCCGCAGCAGGCCGAACGCCCGCAGCTGGTCTACTCCGATCCCGGTGATGAACCGGTGGCCATCCTCGGGATTCAGCTGCGCGATAACCCCGACCCCGGCTACGATGAGCGGCTGGAGCTTAAACAGTGGGCCGATCGCGTGCTCACGCGCCGGCTCGAGCAGGAGCACGGCATCGCCCAGGCTGTCGTCGTCGGTGCCGTCACCCCCGAGGTGCACATCCGGTATCAGCCCCACCTGGCGGATCGCTACGACCTCTCCACCGCCGAAATCCAGGCACGGGTCCGCGAGGCCAACGAGTTTTCTCCATCCGGGGAGCTGCGCGACGGCTGGTACCGCTACTCGCTGAAAATCGAAAGCCGTATCACCTCGGTCGAACAGCTCCGCCGCCTGCCGCTCAAGACCATCGGCGGAGAGCGTATCCTGCGGCTGCAAGATGTCGCGGAGGTTCACATGGATGAGCGCGATCCGGTCTCATTTTCCATGGTGGATGGCCGCCCGGTCCTTTCCGTCCTGGTGAAAAAGGATTTCGACAGTAACCTCGTGCAGGTGTTCCATCTGATGACCCCGGTCCTCGATGAGTTGCGCGAGCAATTTCCCGGCATCTCCATCGACGTGCTCAGCGAAAACGCCACCTTCATCGAAGCCTCGATCAACAATCTGCTCCAGACCCTGCTGCTCGGCGGCATCCTCGCCTTTTTTGTGCTCTTTTTCTTCCTGAACGACCCGCGCAGTCCGCTCACCATCGGCATCGCCATCCCCGTTAGCATCATGCTGACCTTTTTTGTGATGTACCTGTCCGGGATTCAGCTCAACATCATCTCGCTGAGCGGACTCACCCTCGGCATCGGGTTGCTGGTCGACAACGCCATCGTGGTGCTGGAAAATATCAACCGTCACCGGAAATCCGGACTCCCGCTCTTCGATGCGGCCGGCAAAGGCACCCGCGAGATCGCCTTGGCGGTGACCGCATCCACCCTGACCACCATCTCCGTCTTTCTGCCGCTGGTCTTCCTCGGCGGATTCGAGGGCGCGTTTTTCCGGGACCAGGCCCTGACACTCTCCATCGCGCTGCTATCCTCGCTGCTGGTGGCGCTGCTGATTCTGCCGGTGCTGGTGCTTCAGGTTCAGAAGCGCAGAAAGCACAAAAGGATCGCGGATGCCGAATCCGGCCGCCGGCCCCATCCCCCCGAAACAACACCCGCGGACCTCCCCGAAGACCGGAGCACGATATTCACCCGCGCAATGGACCGCACCCAGGCCCGCTACGAAAAGCTGCTGCTCGCCAGTATCCGCCGGCCGGTGCTTGTCATCGCGCTTTTCCTGCTCGCGATGGCCCTCGCAGTAGTCGCTTTTCTCTATGTGCCGAAAGAGCTTATCCCGCAAGGGGAGGAGCAGCGGCTGCGCTACCGGGTCACCATGCCCGGCAATACCGCGCTTCGCAGCACTGAGGAGGCGGCGCGCACGTTCACCGCATCCATCCATAATGCTGCGGGGTTGAATCCTTATACAGGCGCGACGAACCCGGATGATGGGGGGACGAGTCCGGCGGTGGGGCCCATCCTGACGCTCGGCGGCTACACCGACGACACCAACATCGCCCGGCTGGCGGATGAGGGACTCAACCGCTTTGTCATCGAAATTCCGCTGAACGATCCTCGCGCGGCCGGACGCATCCGCTCCCAAATCGAAACCCTCCGGCAGAACCAGCCGCACTGGCGCATCGAGGAGCTGGAGGCGCTGCCGCTCTTCGAAAATGTGCTCGGACGCCAGGCCGCCCCGGTAGTAGTCCACGTGGCCGGGCAAGATCGTCGAGCAGGGGCCGCCGGAGCCGAGCGTCTGCGCGGGATGCTGTCCGAGCGCAATCCGGACTGGCAGCTCGACCTGCAGCACACCGAAGAGGTAGAGACCTGGCACCTGCATTTTCGTCCGGACCGCCTGCTGCGCTACGGCATCACCGAGCCGGAGGTGATCTCGTTTCTTGAATCCGCCGCCCGCGGCGCGATGATCACCGAGTGGATGCAGGAGGATGAAAACATCGATATCAGGCTCTATCAGCAGGTCAGCGCCCACTTCGATCCCGCCGAAATGCGCCTGCCCAGCCGCGGCCGCATGGTGCGCCTATCCGAGCTGGCGACCATCGAACATGTGGGCGAGCCGGAGCAGATTGAGCGTATCGACCAGACCCCGGTCATCAGTTACCTCAGCAACATCGGACTGGCATCGTGGTGGTGGCAGCGCGGCGATTTCCGCGAAGTGGTGGAGGCGTTCCGGATGGAGACCGGCGTGGATGTGCATCTCTCGGGCACCGCCATCCAGGTGGAGTCGCTGCTCCGCGATATGGCGCGTCTGCTGCTCATCAGCGTGATTCTGATCTACGTCATCCTCACCGTGCAGTACGAGAACATGAAATACCCGCTGATCATCATGCTCGGGGTGCCGTTCGCGTGGATCGGATCGCTGCTGGTGCTCTGGCCGGCCGGGCTCAGCCTCAACATCCTGTCGTTCATGGGGATTCTGGTGCTCACCGGGATCGCCGTCAACGACGCCATCCTCAAGGTCGATTTCATGCGGCGCTACTTCCAGGACACCGGCAACCTCGACGAGGCTGTGCATCTGGCGGGGCGGCACCGGTTTCGTCCGGTCGTGATGACCACGATGACCACGCTGCTCGGACTGCTGCCCATGATCATCCCGATCGGGGATGGATACGAATTCCGGCAGTCGCTGGCCCTTGCCCTGATGGGCGGGATGGTGACCAGCACGCTGCTCACGCTCTTCCTCGTGCCGATGGTTTTCCGGTGGATCGAACGCAAAAAGCAGGGGGATATCCGGGAGCTCAAAGGAAAAGTCAGCTGGACCGGAGATCTTGATGCCATGAGAAGAAATGACTGATGAACTTTGATGAATCTGCCATTTTATGAACATTCTATCTAATAAATCTGGCATGTGACTAAACTGCCACTTGAAATAGTAAAATAATGATTGCATTAGCCCATTTATCCGGCAGCCGTCCTTACACGGCACCACTACTCATCCTGAGCCTGGTTTTCGGCGGATTTGCCGCGGCCTGTTCCGATGATAACGGCGGGGAGGAGGCCGGGACCCGAAGCACCGAACGGGAGGAGGTCCGGCCGGTTGTCATCTTCGACCGTGCCGATGATCAGCCCCTGTATCATCACATCGAAACGCAGGGCACCGTGGAGCCGCTCCGCGAGATCAAACTGTACAACCGCCTGGCCGGGTTCATCGAATCCAACGTGATCCGGGACGGCAGGCGTGTTGCCGGGGGCGACACCATCCTCGCACTGGACGATCGCGAGTGGCAGATGGCGCTGGAGGATGCGCAAAACGCACTTGAAAAAGCCTCCTCCGAATATCAGATCGAGCGCAACCAGCGCCTGCGTGACGCTGGTTCGGAGGCGCTTCCGGATGAGATGGACCGGTTTCTGCGCAACGTGCACGGATATTCCGAAGCGATGGTTCAGGTCCGCCGGGCGGAGCTGGACCTCAGTTACACCTCCCTCGTGGCCCCGTTCGACGGACAGATCCACACAAGGGAGAATTTCACGCGCGGGCAATATCTGTCGGCCGGAACCGAGCTGGGCCGCCTGGTAGATCAGTCGCAGGTGCGCGTAAGGTTCGACATGCTGGAGAGCGAGCTGGCGGATGTCGACGAGGGCATGACGGTTGAGCTTGAGACCGGATTCGGCTACCGGGCTTCCGGTGTTGTGGAGGCGGTCTCGCCGGTTGTGGATGACGAAAGCAAGACCGGACAGGTGGTGGCGCTGTTCGACAATCCGGAAGGCCGCCTGCGCGGGGGGATGACGGTTGACGGGCGGGTGCTCATCGAATCGGTCGAGGGGCGCTCCCGGATACCGCGTGCCGCAAAGCTGACGCGCGACGATCGTCCGCTCGTCTTCCGGCTCAACGGCGATGAGGTCGAATGGATTTACATCGATCCCGTCGCGGTCACATCCGAATGGGTGGTGATCAACGATGAGGAAATTACCCCCGGAGACACCCTGGCTGTTGATCAGCATTTCGCCATCAGCCACATGCAGAAGGTGAATCCGAGATTCCGGTTTTGATAATTTGGATTACGTCACCGCTGAATTTCCATGAAAGAACTCTTCCGGCGAAAATACCTGATTTCGATGTTCTACCTTGCGGTGGTGGCCGTCGGAATTATGGTGTGGCAGCGGATTCCGGTGGAGATGTCGCCCGGCGTGCAGATGCCGAGCATCACGGTGAGCTACCAGTGGAGCCGGACCTCACCTGAGGTAGTCGAGCAGGAGATCACTCGCCGCGTGGAGCAGCAGGTTCGCCGGCTTCGGGATGTAGAGCGGGTGACATCGGTCAGCAACGAGGGACGCTCCTTTGTGACCGTCTATTTCCACAAACACGCCCCGGTCGAATTCCGCAGCGTGGAGCTGCAGGAGTATCTGCGCGTGCTGGAGGAGAGCCTGCCGCCGTCGGTGCAGCCCGGCAGGGTGAGTCACCGGGTTCCGGAGGAACTTCAGGAAATGCAGACCTTTCTGATTTACTCGATCAACAGCGGTGAGCGGGAGCCGAACGAGCTGCTGGAGTTCACCCGGCGCAACATCAAGCTGCCGATGCTCGGGATTCGCGGCGTCGCGGGGGTGGAGCTTGAAGGGGTGCGCGACCCCGCACTGCTGGTCGACTTCGACGTGCCGGCCGCCGAACGGCTGGGCATCAGCACCACCGATGTGATGCGGCAGGTCAATGAACGGCTTTCATGGCGGTCGGCCGGATACCGCGAACACGCCGGGATGCGGTACAGCCTGATGGTACCCCCGATGTTTGAAGGTACATCCGACATCACCGCCATGCCGGTCCGTCTTCCGGACAGCGAACGGCAGATTTCGCTGGGCGATATCGCCCGGGTGACGGTAGGCGATTATCCCGAGCGCACCGCCAGGCGTATCAACGGAAACCCGGCGCTCACCATCCGCTTCGAGCGCGAAACCGGCGTGGATGCACTTGATCTGGCCGAAACGGTGATGGCCCGGATGGATGAAATCGAAGCCGCGTTCCCGTCCGACATCCATCTGCAGATCGAACGCGACGCCACCGAGGACCTGCGCGAAGAGCTCGCCGCACTGGAACGCCAGGCGATGTTCAGCCTGCTTGCCGTGTTCCTCGTGCTGCTGCTGTTCATCCGAAAAGTCCGCGCCCCGCTGGTCATTCTCGGCAGCATCCTCTTTTCGCTGCTGCTTTCAGTGATCATGCTGCACATTCTGGGCTATACCATCAATGTAATTACGCTGGCCGGACTCACCATCGCCCTCGGGATGATCATCGACAACGCGGTGGTGGTGTTCGAGCACATCAATCCGCGGCTCCCGCTTGCCCGGCAGGCGCGCATTGAGCATGTCCGCCGCCATCTGCCCCATGTGCTGGTCCCGGTCATCGGCAGTACCCTCACCACCGTCGGCATCTTTGTCCCCCTGCTTTTTGCGATGGAGGAGGTGCGGATGTTCCTGATGCCGCTGGGCATGGCGCTCACGCTGACGCTGCTCGCCTCGGTGCTGATTTCGCTCACCTGGATACCTTACGCCCTGATCTGGCTTGTGCGGATGCCCGGTGCACAATCCCCATCCCCCCGCACGCTTTGGTCGAAACTTGCATCCCGCCTCCGGTTCTCTTTCCGGTCGCAGGACCCATCCCCCCGGAAAAAACGGGTCGGCCGGACCCGCATTCTGCTCGGATTCTTCACCTGGCGCCACAGGCTGCGCTGGCTGATTTATCCGGCCATGGTGCTGCTGATCGGCGTGCCGCTCTATCTCATCCCCGAGCCGGAGCGGGGCGATGATGAGGACGAGCCGGGGCGGTTGTATGAGTGGTCGCAGCTCTATTTTGATAACGAGGAAGTGATTAACCGCTATCTCGGGGGGATCGGATACCGGTTCCATCGCGGAGTCCGTTTCGGGGAAGGCTGGGCCGGGTGGCCGGAATATGATCATGTGATTGTCACAGTGCAGCCGCCGGTCGGTACCCCGTTTGAGGAGATCGACAAGATCATCCGGCAGTTTGAGGCGCTGACCGGATCGTTTGAGCATGCCGTCACCTATTACGAGTCGCAGGTCAACGAGCAGGGGGCGTTCGGACGGCTGGAAATCCATTTCAAGGAGGAGTACCTCGACCGGCCGGATCCGTTCCGTCTGTTCGGGCAGGCATCGTATCTGGCGGCGCGGACCGGCAATACGAGGATATCGGTTCGCGGCTTTGGGGAGTCATTCGGCACCGGATTCGGCGGAGGGCGGATGCAGCACCGGATCACGCTGACCGGCTACTCGTATGACCAGCTGGAGGCGTCGGCTGAGGAGCTTCGGCGGCGGCTGATGCGGCACCGGCGGGTGGAGGATGTGGATATCAATCAGTCAGAAAGGTTCTGGCGGGGTGATCTTTACCAGTATGTGCTGCGCCCAGACGACGACCGGATGACCAGGCGGGGGCTGGACCGTCCGGCGGTGCTGAACGCCGTGCAGCTGGATATCAACCGGGAGCATTCGCCGTATGGGCGGATCGAATTCGGCGGTACGCAGATGTACCTGATCGCCCGGAACCTCCGTGACCGCGAGTATGTGGAGGATTTTCTGCATGCACCCCGGCTGACAGGATCGACGGTGTTTACGCTGGCCGATATCGGGGAGCTGACACAGGAACGGACGTTGCCGCAGATCCGTCGGGAAGATCAGATGTACACCAGGGTGGTGGCGTTCGACTTTCTCGGTCCGCATCGGCTTGCACAATCCGTTGCCGAAGAGGTCGTCGGGACGTTCCCCGTACCTCCCGGAATGTCGGTCACGACCGGCCATCAGGGCTGGTTCGGGGAGGATGAGGACCGCAGCCTGCTGCTCATCTTCCTGATGGCCATGCTGAGCGTCTGGATGATCATCTCGGCGCTGCTGGAGCGGTGGCGCGACCCGCTGATCATCCTGCTGGCAATCCCGCTCGGCGGTATCGGAATCATGGCCGGATCGCTTTTCCATGAACTGCCATTTGACCGCAGCGCGATGGCCGGGGCGTTGCTGGTGATGGGCGTGGTGGTGAACAACGCCATCCTGCTGATGCACGGCAAGCAGAAGATGCGGCTGCTCGGGGTGCATGGCATACGGAGCTGGTTCAACGTCTACCGGGAGAAAATCCGACCGGTACTCATCACCTCCTGTACCACACTGGCCGGACTCCTGCCGCTCATGTTGCTGGAGGGGGACGGTTTCTGGCAAACCCTGGCCATAGTGGTGGGGTGGGGACTGGGAACGAGCACCGTTTTTCTGATCCTGCTGATGGGAATCTGGGAACGGAGGAAGTAGGTCGGGCATTACCGGACTTTTTTCTTGCGTGCAGGATCGCTAAATTGAATTGAAAGCTATGATTAAAGCTGAGGATGCTATGAAATGTCCATGACCGGGCTGGCGCCCGGACAAACAGGCGTATGATTAAATACGGTCATGGCATTTCACTTCGTGACCTTCGGTTCATCTGACCATATGAATCAAAAATTTTAAACAGATGAAATGCCCATGGCGGCTTACCGTCACACAGGAGCATGATTATAGCCAACATGGGTACTACATGTGACGTCAGAATCACAAATTATAAACACATGAAAAAACTGTCTGTACCATTAATTCTGCTGCTTGCGGTTGCCGGATGTAACATTTTTTCAAGCGACAGGGACGGCAGTGTGCCTTTTGTCAATTATCAGGAAGGGCAGACCTCGCTTTACGAAAGCAGGTCCTACTTCCGTCCGGCAGATTCCACAGAATATGAAAAGCTGTATACCGAATTAACCGAAACGGTTGTTACAAAAGCAGACGATCATCTTGAAATCGGGGATACGCTGCTGACCGACCTCATAAAAATGGAAATGACCCTGGAACAGGAAGTATCCGGTACCTTTCACGGCAGTGTCTGGTATCATTATGATGAGCTATTTTTTACCGAATATGTTTATTCCCGTCCGCCCTTGGGCTCACTGGCACAACCAAAAATCGCGGAATTAAGCAAAAAAATCCCACGGGCCAACATTTCACACCTGCTTGAAAAATTCAGTCCGGTGAGAATGATCACCGGAGATTTCCATCTTGAGGATAATGAGGACGAGGAGCTCTCGCTTCGGTCGGACCCCAGACGGGTACACCCTGTGAGGTTTCACATCGGGAGAAAATGGACTTCGTTCACCGATCCGTTCCTGAGTAAAAGCGAGATCACCGGTCAGAAAGTCATCGAAATTAACGATAACCAGTATGATACCTATGTGATTGAGACGACCAATTATCTCAATGGATCCGAATTTAACATGACCTCCTATTTTGAATCCAACGGCCTTGTCAAAAGGGTTGTCGTGCAGGAACAGGATATTAGAGATGAAGTCGGAGAGGTTATTGATGAAGGCGTTTTCCGCGGAGTCATTGAGCGCGTGTCATTTAGTGAATGAACTTCCTTTTTGGGTGACATTTGAATAATAGTTTTGAATCAGTTTCCGACATTCCGATTCCTCATGTAACAAGTGCTCTATGAAGCGAAACTGCGTCCTGCAGCGTCTAAGATTTTGCTCGGGGTCGTCGATGTGATAATACTGGTCACCATTAAGATAATCAGCCAGAAAACGGATCCCCATCAAATAGGCCATAAATGGGCCCGCCAAAGCTAAAATATCTGCCTCTTCAGGAGTCAGTATTTTTCGAGTACTCTCAAAAAAACCTGAAGTGATCGCCTCATAAACCGGAAAATTGATTTGAACTTGTTCCAGATCGGCTTCATCTTCCTGGGCTGTATTTGCCGCCGTACGGATAAGATCACCAAAATCGTAGAGTACCAGACCCGGCATAACAGTATCCAGGTCTATCACACATTTTGCTTTGTCATTCTGATCAAAAAGTATGTTGTTCAATTTGGTATCGTTATGGGTTACCCTTTCAGGCAATAACCCTTGTTGAACCAACCTGGGAACAACCACCATTCGCTTGATCTGATCGCGGGCAAATGTGATTTCCGGGTCGACCTTGTCTCTTCGTCCTGCCAGGTTCTGTTTCAATGCATCGGAGAGTTGTTCATATCGCCACTCCACTGAGTGGAAGTCAGGAATAACAATCTCTAACTCGTCATATGGAAAATCTTCCAGATCCGTAATAAATTGACCGAAGGCTTTCCCTGCTTCATAGGCCACTTTTTCGTTGGGCACTAAATCGTAACTGATGCCGGATTCTACTTTTAAATATAACCGCCAGTGTTCTCCACTGGAGTCAGTCAAGTAGCTATTACCCACACGGGTCGGAATTACTTTCAATACACGGTCATCGCAACAGTTTTTGTCCAAAGTAGTCGATTTTTCCCGGATATGATTTGTAACCTTTTGGATATTACTCATCATACCGTCCACCGATGAAAAAATCTTTTGATTTATCTTTTGAAGCACGTAATCGGGACGATGATCACCACTGGAACGGATTAACCATGTTTGATGAATATGTCCTGATCCGAAAGGTTCATAATCTTCTAGTGTTTCACCGGTTGCAAATTGATCAAAAATAGAGGGGATGCATGATTTATTCATGTGTATAAAGAATAATTACAGGTTACCCCAAAGATTGGATGGATATTCACCGGCATCTACTTTTTTTTGTACGGAAGTACGAACCCACTCAAGATCATCCCGATACGTGATTCCAAACCAGGGGGATTTACAGCGAAGTACTTTGACTTGTGCTTTTCTGCTTGCAATAATACGGTCGATCACGGTTGGAATATAGAATTCGGCTTTGGGATCGTTAATATTATTTTTCAGAAAAGCGCGAAACTGCTCATGAATATATGTAAATATGTAAGGAGTGAAGCCCCACATATTCATGGATACTATGGTATCTTTCGGCAGCTCCATCCGGTTATTTTCATATTTACCAATTATACGGCCGTTGCTTCGTATGATTTGGGTCAGCTCTGTTACCGACCGTAAATATCCGTCATTATCCACATCGCAAATTCCACGCGAGTTACTGCCATATTGTGATATTGTGTTGGACAACTGGTAACCGATCATGGCATATAAATGATCGGTTGCATCTGATATTAAAAATCTATGCATGGTATCATAAGCTTCCCTACCGTAAAAATCATCGGCATTGATAACGCAAAACGGAGCTTTGACTTCTTTACGTGCAGCTAAAAGTGCATGTGCTGTGCCCCATGGTTTTTGTCGAAGTGGCGTAGCAGGAAAGCCATCGGGTAAATCGGATGAATCTTGTAGTACACAAACTGTTTCAATGCGGTCTGCGAAACGACTGACAAAATTTTTACGGAAAGAATCCTCCATTTCCTTACGGATTATGAATATAACTTTGCCAAATCCAGCACGTATGGCATCATATAAGGAATAGTCTAGAATGGCCTCGCCAGAGGGGCCGACCGTTTCAGTCTGCTTCTGACTGCCATACCGTGATGCCAGACCAGCTGCTAATATGATCAGTTCAGGTTTCATAGAGTTTGTGTACTATCAATTATTGCTCAGTGCTTTGGATTTATTTCATGCGGAGCCTATTCCAGTAGCGGGTGAGCAATAATGCGGATAATATGGCAGTTATTGCCAGAAAAAGAGCTGGAAGCAAATTTCCGTACAGTAAATTACCAATTGTAAATAGCATGCTGTATATGGAAATCGTGCCCAGTATCATGCATAAAATGCCAGTGGGTACGTCCCATCGTAAATTTTCTTCTTTAGTTAGCTCTACATTATCAGCCTTGGCACGCTCCACGACATGTTTCCAACCAGGGCCGCCAGGTTTAATTTTTGTATAAAATTTTCTCAGAGTTTCCTCGTCGACAGGTTTGGTCAAAAAAGTGACGATAATCCAGGTCAGTGAAGTCAAGGTTACGGTGCCCAGCAGCTTGATCACATTCCAATAACTCATGGAAGTAACCAAACCAAACAGTTCAACATCACCGCTGTTATGTTGTACAAGGACGAAATTTTCTACTATGATGAACATCAAAGAAAACGTTCCGGCTGCAATCATAGCCGCAATCTCCGAAAAAGCATTAATTCGCCACCAGAACCAACGAAGAATGTAGATAAGTCCGGTTCCCGCACCGATCATCAAAATGTACTGAAAGGCTTGAAGAGCACTTTGCAATGTCAGTGCCAGAATAAGGGCAAAGAACATCAGACTAATAGTTGAAAATCTGCCAAAACGCACCTTTTGGCGTTCAGTAGCATCGGGATTGTAAAAGCGTGCGTAAAAGTCATTCACCAAATAA comes from Natronogracilivirga saccharolytica and encodes:
- a CDS encoding efflux RND transporter permease subunit; this encodes MKELFRRKYLISMFYLAVVAVGIMVWQRIPVEMSPGVQMPSITVSYQWSRTSPEVVEQEITRRVEQQVRRLRDVERVTSVSNEGRSFVTVYFHKHAPVEFRSVELQEYLRVLEESLPPSVQPGRVSHRVPEELQEMQTFLIYSINSGEREPNELLEFTRRNIKLPMLGIRGVAGVELEGVRDPALLVDFDVPAAERLGISTTDVMRQVNERLSWRSAGYREHAGMRYSLMVPPMFEGTSDITAMPVRLPDSERQISLGDIARVTVGDYPERTARRINGNPALTIRFERETGVDALDLAETVMARMDEIEAAFPSDIHLQIERDATEDLREELAALERQAMFSLLAVFLVLLLFIRKVRAPLVILGSILFSLLLSVIMLHILGYTINVITLAGLTIALGMIIDNAVVVFEHINPRLPLARQARIEHVRRHLPHVLVPVIGSTLTTVGIFVPLLFAMEEVRMFLMPLGMALTLTLLASVLISLTWIPYALIWLVRMPGAQSPSPRTLWSKLASRLRFSFRSQDPSPRKKRVGRTRILLGFFTWRHRLRWLIYPAMVLLIGVPLYLIPEPERGDDEDEPGRLYEWSQLYFDNEEVINRYLGGIGYRFHRGVRFGEGWAGWPEYDHVIVTVQPPVGTPFEEIDKIIRQFEALTGSFEHAVTYYESQVNEQGAFGRLEIHFKEEYLDRPDPFRLFGQASYLAARTGNTRISVRGFGESFGTGFGGGRMQHRITLTGYSYDQLEASAEELRRRLMRHRRVEDVDINQSERFWRGDLYQYVLRPDDDRMTRRGLDRPAVLNAVQLDINREHSPYGRIEFGGTQMYLIARNLRDREYVEDFLHAPRLTGSTVFTLADIGELTQERTLPQIRREDQMYTRVVAFDFLGPHRLAQSVAEEVVGTFPVPPGMSVTTGHQGWFGEDEDRSLLLIFLMAMLSVWMIISALLERWRDPLIILLAIPLGGIGIMAGSLFHELPFDRSAMAGALLVMGVVVNNAILLMHGKQKMRLLGVHGIRSWFNVYREKIRPVLITSCTTLAGLLPLMLLEGDGFWQTLAIVVGWGLGTSTVFLILLMGIWERRK
- a CDS encoding phosphotransferase enzyme family protein, with the protein product MNKSCIPSIFDQFATGETLEDYEPFGSGHIHQTWLIRSSGDHRPDYVLQKINQKIFSSVDGMMSNIQKVTNHIREKSTTLDKNCCDDRVLKVIPTRVGNSYLTDSSGEHWRLYLKVESGISYDLVPNEKVAYEAGKAFGQFITDLEDFPYDELEIVIPDFHSVEWRYEQLSDALKQNLAGRRDKVDPEITFARDQIKRMVVVPRLVQQGLLPERVTHNDTKLNNILFDQNDKAKCVIDLDTVMPGLVLYDFGDLIRTAANTAQEDEADLEQVQINFPVYEAITSGFFESTRKILTPEEADILALAGPFMAYLMGIRFLADYLNGDQYYHIDDPEQNLRRCRTQFRFIEHLLHEESECRKLIQNYYSNVTQKGSSFTK
- a CDS encoding nucleotidyltransferase family protein, which codes for MKPELIILAAGLASRYGSQKQTETVGPSGEAILDYSLYDAIRAGFGKVIFIIRKEMEDSFRKNFVSRFADRIETVCVLQDSSDLPDGFPATPLRQKPWGTAHALLAARKEVKAPFCVINADDFYGREAYDTMHRFLISDATDHLYAMIGYQLSNTISQYGSNSRGICDVDNDGYLRSVTELTQIIRSNGRIIGKYENNRMELPKDTIVSMNMWGFTPYIFTYIHEQFRAFLKNNINDPKAEFYIPTVIDRIIASRKAQVKVLRCKSPWFGITYRDDLEWVRTSVQKKVDAGEYPSNLWGNL